The Neorhodopirellula lusitana DNA window CGGCGTACAACGAGACTTGCGCCAACATTGCCAACGCGATGTTCAACTACCGGTTGCTCGGGATCAAAGGCGATTCCCGCCACGCCGATATCATGGAATTGGTCGCTTACAACAGCGCGTTGGTCGGCATCAGCGCTGATGGAAAGCATTACTTCTATGCCAACCCGCTGCGTTACAACCACGGCCAACGTGAGTACCAAGACAATCGCGACTGCACCGAGTCGCCCAATCGTGAACCTTACATTGAGTGTTTCTGTTGCCCGCCTAACTTGGTTCGCACTATCGCCAAAATCTCCGGTTGGGCTTACAGCCTGACCAGCAACGGGGTGGCAGTGAACTTGTTCGGTGGCAATCGATTGAACACCCAACTCACCGACGGTTCCGAATTTAAACTCCGTCAAGAATCTGGATATCCGTGGGACGGCGACGTCAAGCTCACGATTGATGCTTGCAAGCAAGACCCGTTTGAAATCTTGATGCGAATCCCAGGCTGGGCCGAACGATGCACGCTACTGGTCAACGGCCAGGATACGGGCGTCGAAACCAAGCCGGGTGCCTTCGCGAGGATCTATCGAGCATGGAGGTCCGGTGACACCATCGAGCTGAAACTGCCGATGAACGCGACCCTGATGAATGGGCACCCACTTATCGAAGAGACTCGTAACCAGACCGCGATCAAAGTCGGCCCGTTGGTCTATTGCCTGGAATCACCCGACTTGCCCGCAGGCGTTCGTATGCTGGATGTCTATGTCCCCAGTGACATTCAACTCGACAAGCAAAATGATCCCAACGTGCTCGATGGAATCACAACGCTCACTGGAAACGTGCAAGTGAGGTCCGACGAGCGTTCGTCGATGTACGGACCGATCGGCAAGCCCGAGTGGCAGAGCACGCCGGTTCGCTTTGTTCCGTATTACGCTTGGTCCAATCGCGGCGATGCCGAAATGACGGTTTGGCTTCCCGTTGTTTGGAAGTAGACGCCCAAATATTGAGCTCACAACCCAAACGAAATCGCGATCCCTCGCACTCACTAAAACTATTAATGAAAGAACGTCGATTCACATGAAGAACGCCTGGATTACCAAGTGGAGCATCCTACTGCTGATCACGTTGACGGCTTCGGCAGCTTTTGCAGACACGCCGCCTCGTCCTAATATCGTCGTCATCATGTGTGACGATCTCGGATACTCCGACGTCGGTTTCAGTGGCGCCCCCGACATTCGCACACCGAACTTGGACTCGCTCGCCAAAGCGGGCACGATCTGCACTTCGGGTTACGTCGCGCACCCGTTTTGTGGGCCCAGCCGAATGGGAATGATGTCAGGGCGTTACCCCCATGCTTTTGGCGGCCAATACAACCTGCCGCCCGCGCACGCGGGCATGGAGGACTACAACAAACTCGGTATTCCAATCGAAGAAACCACGATCAGCACCGTTCTTCAAAACGCGGGATACCACACCGGTGCGATCGGCAAATGGCACCTAGGCGAAGAAGCTGACTACCACCCCAATAATCGTGGATTCGACGACTTCTACGGTTTCCTTGGCGGTGGTCACAACTATTTCCCCGAACAATACGCACCGGCTTATCAGCGACAAAGTCAAGCTGGCAAGACGAACATCAACGACTACCTGTTGCCGTTGCAACACAATGGCAAGAAGACAACGGAAGACGAATACCTGACCGACGCTCTTTCCAAACACGCCGTTCGCTTTATTGACGAAGCATCCGCGAATGATGCTCCGTTCTTCCTATACCTTGCGTACAACGCGCCTCACGCTCCGATGGAAGCGAAAGAGGAAGACCTGGCAGCGAATTCGCACATCAAGAACAAGAAACGACGTGTCGTTGCCGGGATGATGACTGCGGTCGATCGGGGAGTTGGTCTTGTCACCGAGACCCTGAAGAAGCACGGCGAGTTCGACAACACGCTGGTTGTCTTCCTAAGCGACAACGGCGGGAAATCGGTTTTTGGCTCCTCCAATGCTCCATTTCGTGGTGTCAAAGGCGATTCTTGGGAAGGCGGTTTTCGGGTGCCGATGTTCTTCCACTGGCCCAACAAAATTCCAGCCCAGAGTTTCGACTATCCAGTATCAGCCTTGGATTTCTACCCAACCTTTGCTTCGCTCGCGGGCGTCGAAATCCCACCGGGTAAAAAGCTCGATGGGAAGAACATCTTGGCGAACATGGCCGGTGGAACCAATCCACGCGAAAACGATGTGATCTTTTCGATGCGACATCGCGCCGGCTACAGCGATGTCAGCGCCCGACGCGGCGATTGGAAAGCGGTTCGCTTCGCCAACCAACCTTGGCGACTCTTCAACATCACCGAAGACCTCGGCGAGCTAAACGACCTCGCTTCGAGCAATCCTGAACGACTCGAAGAGCTGATCAGTGCCGCTGAAAAGTGGAGCCAGACCCACACGACGCCGCTGTTCTTTGATTCCCCGGGCGCCCGCGACAAGTGGTACGAAGCGGATATGCCCAACTTCGACCAAACGTTTCAAATCAAGGTCGGTGCGCCGCCACTGAAACCGGTCTCGCACGTCACGGACAACGATGTCGCCGATCCGGTTGCTAAGGCGCCGTTGATGACGAAATCGGGTGTCAAGCTGAAACGTGGCGATAGCACGCTGGAGCACTTCATCGCGTTGGAGAAAGCCAAGTGGGAAAAGAACGGCTGGACTTGGAACAAAACCAAGGTGGAAGAATTGTTCAACCAAATTGACACTGACCAAGACGGCATCGCCTCAGGCAAGGAGAAGAAAGCCCACTGGGCGAAGTGAAATCACATTTGCATTGAACAGCAACCCAGATAGGGACTGTTCTGTTCGCCCGAGCCGTCCGAATTATGAATAGCAGCAAGATGAAACAGATGACACGATTGACAACCGCTACGAGAGCGATGGGCCTCGCCATTGTGCTACTTGCGTTTCATCACATGACGGTCAGGGCGGATGCTCCCCAGCGTCCTAACGTGTTGTTCATTGCGATTGATGACGTCAATGACTGGGTCGGGCCGCTGGGCGGACATCCGCAGGCCAAGACGCCCCACCTGGATCGGTTCTGTGAACAAGGTGCGGTGGTTTTTCAGAACGCGGTGTGCCCCGCGCCGGTTTGTTGTCCTTCGCGTTCAGCGTTGTTGTCAGGGTTCATGCCGAACCACACCGGTGTGTACGGCAACCTGTCAAACATCCTTGACTCACCCATCACGAAGACGCATGCGACGCTTCCCGAGTACTTCACTCAGCACGGGTATCACTCGCTTTCCACCGGCAAGATCTTCCACAAGCATGCAACCGAAACCGGAGCCGATTGGGGGCAGTGGGCGTTTGATACGTTCCGTCATACCACACCCGAAAATCGCCCAGACCGCTCGCGTTTGACCCATCAGGGCCTGGGGATCGTTAACGGTGCAAAAGCAAAGGGACCTGCTCCGAAATACAGTTGGGGCGCATTGAGTTGGGGGCCGACCGAGGAGCCACTGCAAGAAACGAAGGATTTCACTTCCGCAGAATGGGCGGGACAGCAATTGCAGAAAAGTTGGAACCAACCGTTCTTCATGGCGATCGGAATCAGCAAGCCACACCTCCCCTGGGTTGTCCCTCAGGAGTTCTTCGACCTCTACGATCTCGAGACGCTGCAAACGGCCGATATCAAACCGGATGATCTCGACGACATCAAACGGCCCAACGGAGAGAACGCCTACCAACCCCAGCCCGACTATGAATGGGTAGTTGAAAACGGGATTCTGAAGGAGGCAACTCGCGCCTACCTCGCTTCAGTGAGTTACGCCGATGCCTGTTTGGGCGTCATCTTCGAGGCTCTTCAAAAGAGCGAACATGCCGATAACACGATCGTGGTCGTCTGGGGTGACCATGGGTATCACCTCGGTGAGAAATTGCGGTTCAAGAAAAGCACGTTGTGGAGGGAATCTGCCCGAACGCCGCTGATCGTTCGTCTGCCGTCGATGAAAAAACAGCAGGTGTGTCAACGCGTGGTGAACTTGGTGGATCTCTATCCCACCCTGATCGAACTTTGTGGTCTGCCTGAAAAAGAATTGGACGGTCGAGACATTTCACCGCTTCTATCCACACCGGACATGCCTTGGAAGCATCCGGGAGTCACGGTCGCTGATTATGGAACGTCCGTCCTGACCGAAGATTGGCACTATCTGGAAACCAAGTCAGGTAACAAAGAATTCTATGACTTGCGAAACGACGAAATGGAATGGAAAAACCTAATCGGTTCACCGGAGTACGCTGCTACGATCGCCGAACTCGCAAAGTCCGTACCTCGCAACCGAGCCAAAAGTGTAGTGGCCCGGGAGGTCCCCAAAAAGAACAAACGCGAGGACGCAGCTCTCGATGACACGCTGAAATCAACGCGTGATCTTAGTGTGCTTCAGTAGGCCTGACTGCACGAACTGTTTGATCGCAATTACTCTGACCGCCAAAGATTCACTTTTGATGTTACCGCTCGTTCTATCAACAACCCGGTCTTTATGTGTTGCGATCTTCGCGATGGTGATCGTTGGGTTTGGGTTACCGTCCGTTCCAACACAGGCAAACGATCAGCCAACC harbors:
- a CDS encoding glycoside hydrolase family 127 protein, coding for MIDTSKSPHVKLKSIGIGDCQWTQGFWADKFKQCEEVMMPHMGELLKGDIGHGYNNFKIVAGMKEGKHQGFAWHDGDFFKWMEAAVYVYAVNQDSRIVDELDEIIEVIAKAQEDDGYLHTNIQIDGIAHFSNRKYHEIYNCGHLYTTACIHHRVTGKTNFLEIAVKNADLLYKLFQPQPKELSRFGFNQSQIMGLTELYRTTSDKRYLELAEIFINNRGKSEVVEDASTEGYPIGDMVQERVPLREENEAVGHAVLALYYYAGAADVYAETGEQALIDALDRLWDNVANKKMYVTGAVGQAHFGASTRRDKIEEGFLDAYLMPNATAYNETCANIANAMFNYRLLGIKGDSRHADIMELVAYNSALVGISADGKHYFYANPLRYNHGQREYQDNRDCTESPNREPYIECFCCPPNLVRTIAKISGWAYSLTSNGVAVNLFGGNRLNTQLTDGSEFKLRQESGYPWDGDVKLTIDACKQDPFEILMRIPGWAERCTLLVNGQDTGVETKPGAFARIYRAWRSGDTIELKLPMNATLMNGHPLIEETRNQTAIKVGPLVYCLESPDLPAGVRMLDVYVPSDIQLDKQNDPNVLDGITTLTGNVQVRSDERSSMYGPIGKPEWQSTPVRFVPYYAWSNRGDAEMTVWLPVVWK
- a CDS encoding sulfatase-like hydrolase/transferase gives rise to the protein MKNAWITKWSILLLITLTASAAFADTPPRPNIVVIMCDDLGYSDVGFSGAPDIRTPNLDSLAKAGTICTSGYVAHPFCGPSRMGMMSGRYPHAFGGQYNLPPAHAGMEDYNKLGIPIEETTISTVLQNAGYHTGAIGKWHLGEEADYHPNNRGFDDFYGFLGGGHNYFPEQYAPAYQRQSQAGKTNINDYLLPLQHNGKKTTEDEYLTDALSKHAVRFIDEASANDAPFFLYLAYNAPHAPMEAKEEDLAANSHIKNKKRRVVAGMMTAVDRGVGLVTETLKKHGEFDNTLVVFLSDNGGKSVFGSSNAPFRGVKGDSWEGGFRVPMFFHWPNKIPAQSFDYPVSALDFYPTFASLAGVEIPPGKKLDGKNILANMAGGTNPRENDVIFSMRHRAGYSDVSARRGDWKAVRFANQPWRLFNITEDLGELNDLASSNPERLEELISAAEKWSQTHTTPLFFDSPGARDKWYEADMPNFDQTFQIKVGAPPLKPVSHVTDNDVADPVAKAPLMTKSGVKLKRGDSTLEHFIALEKAKWEKNGWTWNKTKVEELFNQIDTDQDGIASGKEKKAHWAK
- a CDS encoding sulfatase, which translates into the protein MTRLTTATRAMGLAIVLLAFHHMTVRADAPQRPNVLFIAIDDVNDWVGPLGGHPQAKTPHLDRFCEQGAVVFQNAVCPAPVCCPSRSALLSGFMPNHTGVYGNLSNILDSPITKTHATLPEYFTQHGYHSLSTGKIFHKHATETGADWGQWAFDTFRHTTPENRPDRSRLTHQGLGIVNGAKAKGPAPKYSWGALSWGPTEEPLQETKDFTSAEWAGQQLQKSWNQPFFMAIGISKPHLPWVVPQEFFDLYDLETLQTADIKPDDLDDIKRPNGENAYQPQPDYEWVVENGILKEATRAYLASVSYADACLGVIFEALQKSEHADNTIVVVWGDHGYHLGEKLRFKKSTLWRESARTPLIVRLPSMKKQQVCQRVVNLVDLYPTLIELCGLPEKELDGRDISPLLSTPDMPWKHPGVTVADYGTSVLTEDWHYLETKSGNKEFYDLRNDEMEWKNLIGSPEYAATIAELAKSVPRNRAKSVVAREVPKKNKREDAALDDTLKSTRDLSVLQ